A DNA window from Aminivibrio sp. contains the following coding sequences:
- the glyA gene encoding serine hydroxymethyltransferase, which produces MLEKGQEFLRDTDPEIFSAISDELERQRNGIELIASENFVSRAVLTAMGSVMTNKYAEGYPHARYYGGCHVVDRAEDLARDRAKELFGCDHVNVQPHSGSQANMAVYFSVLQPGDTVLAMNLAHGGHLTHGSPVNFSGKLYNIVPYGVDRTTERIDFAEVERLAVEHKPKMIVCGASAYPREIDAEEFRAIADKVGALLFFDIAHIAGLIAAKCHKDPVPYCHFLTSTTHKTLRGPRGGMIMTTAEYAKVIDKSIFPGMQGGPLMHIIAAKAVAFKEALQPSFREYQKKVAANAKALAGELLSLDYHLVSGGTDNHLILVNLTTKGVTGKAAEAALDRAGITVNKNAVPFDTQSPFITSGIRIGTPAVTTRGFGEDDMKLIARWIDRVIRNVENEKEIEVVRAEVLEACGNHPLYPGLE; this is translated from the coding sequence ATGTTAGAAAAAGGCCAGGAATTTCTTCGCGACACCGACCCCGAAATTTTCAGCGCTATCTCCGACGAACTCGAGAGACAGAGGAACGGCATCGAACTCATTGCCTCGGAAAATTTCGTCTCCCGGGCTGTCCTCACCGCCATGGGGTCGGTGATGACAAACAAGTACGCCGAAGGGTACCCCCATGCACGCTATTACGGCGGCTGCCACGTGGTGGACAGGGCTGAGGACCTCGCCAGGGACAGGGCGAAGGAGCTTTTCGGCTGCGACCACGTAAATGTCCAGCCCCACTCGGGGTCCCAGGCGAACATGGCCGTTTACTTCTCCGTCCTCCAGCCGGGGGACACTGTCCTGGCCATGAACCTCGCCCACGGAGGGCACCTTACCCACGGATCCCCGGTCAACTTCTCCGGCAAGCTCTACAACATAGTGCCCTACGGGGTCGACAGGACCACGGAGAGGATAGACTTCGCCGAGGTGGAGCGTCTCGCCGTGGAGCACAAACCGAAGATGATCGTCTGCGGCGCCTCCGCCTATCCCCGGGAGATCGACGCCGAAGAGTTCCGGGCCATCGCCGACAAGGTGGGCGCCCTGCTGTTCTTCGACATCGCCCACATCGCGGGCCTCATAGCGGCGAAATGTCACAAGGACCCCGTCCCCTACTGCCATTTCCTTACGTCCACCACCCACAAGACCCTCAGGGGGCCCAGGGGCGGCATGATCATGACCACCGCCGAGTACGCCAAAGTCATCGACAAGAGCATCTTCCCCGGCATGCAGGGCGGTCCCCTCATGCATATCATCGCCGCCAAGGCAGTGGCCTTCAAGGAGGCCCTCCAGCCCTCCTTCAGGGAATACCAGAAGAAAGTGGCGGCCAACGCGAAGGCCCTCGCCGGGGAACTTCTCTCCCTTGACTATCATCTCGTCTCCGGAGGAACGGACAACCACCTGATCCTCGTGAACCTGACGACCAAGGGAGTGACGGGAAAGGCGGCGGAAGCGGCCCTCGACCGGGCTGGAATTACGGTGAACAAGAACGCCGTTCCCTTCGACACCCAGAGTCCCTTCATCACCAGCGGCATACGGATCGGAACCCCTGCGGTCACTACCCGCGGCTTCGGCGAAGATGACATGAAGCTCATCGCCCGCTGGATCGACAGGGTCATCCGGAACGTGGAGAACGAGAAAGAGATCGAGGTCGTCCGCGCCGAAGTTCTCGAGGCATGCGGAAATCACCCCCTGTACCCGGGACTGGAATAA
- a CDS encoding threonine synthase: MGKPVELRCVLCGTSYAPGEVEYTCPKCGLDGTLDVFYDYKEAARTLTAGALAGRTSSLWRYGEILPVEEEENIPSLSVGWTPYYDCSALAEEYGVREFFVKDDGRNPTGSLKDRASAVGVARAIELGQRTVACASTGNAASSLSGFAAVGGLKSFIFVPEKAPAAKVTQLLVYGATVVLVRGDYADAFRLATAAIEKYGWYNRNCAINPYLVEGKKTCALEMAEQSGWNPPDRVFISVGDGCCIGGLYKGFSDLMKMGLISEMPKITGVQAEGAKPIFDAFQTGAERVVFGPADTVADSISVGAPRNWAKALRAVRESGGDMVAVSDAEILSAIPELARKTGVFGEPAGAAAFAGFRKMAGEGRLGRKERVAVVITGNGLKDIESARKSAGSPIISEPDIGRFSEQLERSGFPC, encoded by the coding sequence ATGGGAAAACCGGTGGAGCTGCGGTGCGTTCTCTGCGGGACGTCCTACGCGCCGGGGGAGGTTGAGTACACCTGCCCGAAATGCGGGCTCGACGGAACCCTCGATGTGTTCTATGACTACAAAGAAGCCGCCCGGACATTGACGGCCGGGGCGCTGGCCGGGAGAACCTCTTCCCTGTGGCGCTACGGCGAGATCCTGCCCGTTGAAGAGGAGGAGAACATACCCTCTCTCTCGGTAGGGTGGACTCCCTATTATGACTGTTCCGCTCTTGCGGAGGAGTACGGGGTCAGGGAGTTCTTCGTGAAGGACGACGGACGGAATCCTACCGGCTCCCTCAAAGACAGGGCGAGCGCCGTGGGGGTGGCCCGGGCGATTGAGCTCGGGCAGCGGACCGTGGCGTGCGCCTCGACGGGAAATGCGGCGAGCTCCCTCTCAGGCTTCGCAGCGGTGGGGGGACTGAAGAGCTTTATCTTTGTCCCGGAGAAGGCTCCTGCGGCCAAGGTGACCCAGCTGCTTGTCTACGGGGCGACGGTGGTGCTTGTCAGGGGGGATTATGCCGACGCCTTCCGGCTTGCCACGGCGGCCATAGAAAAGTACGGGTGGTACAACCGGAACTGTGCAATCAACCCCTACCTCGTGGAGGGCAAGAAGACCTGCGCCCTCGAAATGGCTGAGCAGAGCGGCTGGAATCCCCCCGACAGGGTTTTCATCTCCGTGGGGGACGGCTGCTGTATCGGCGGGTTGTACAAGGGATTCAGCGACCTGATGAAGATGGGGCTCATCAGCGAGATGCCCAAAATTACGGGCGTCCAGGCCGAGGGTGCGAAGCCCATCTTCGACGCCTTTCAAACCGGTGCAGAGCGGGTGGTTTTCGGCCCTGCCGATACCGTTGCGGACAGCATTTCAGTCGGTGCGCCCAGGAACTGGGCAAAAGCCCTGAGGGCGGTACGGGAATCCGGAGGGGACATGGTAGCCGTGTCGGACGCCGAAATTTTATCCGCCATACCCGAACTTGCGAGAAAGACAGGAGTCTTCGGGGAACCCGCCGGGGCGGCAGCCTTCGCGGGATTCAGGAAGATGGCGGGCGAAGGCCGACTGGGAAGAAAGGAACGGGTGGCCGTAGTGATTACCGGCAACGGTCTGAAGGATATCGAGAGCGCGCGGAAGTCCGCCGGATCTCCCATAATATCGGAGCCTGACATCGGCAGGTTCTCTGAACAACTTGAAAGGAGTGGGTTCCCATGTTAG
- a CDS encoding YgeY family selenium metabolism-linked hydrolase, producing the protein MEIKRQEDLVQLCRELLRRPAVSGREGEVARFVSDVMTALGYDRVTTDSYGNVVGTMIFSGAGERVLLISQMDHVDVGDAAEWSKYPYGAFIEDGRIFGRAASDQKGALSAMIMAGAFLRSDLGPSLKGQLSVAAAVHQETFENVASRAIADTADPTCVLVGEASSLLLERGQRGRAEIRLDTFGKMAHSSHPEYGVNAAETMNALLSYLKQNFSPPRDPFLGEGILVLTSLYTSPAGAGGAVPEKCTALFDRRLLRGETLEGAAGELRTIIARASEQIPGLRARVSFPVMEDRCYTGAPIRGNHYAPAWAMPENSAFLKVLSAALAEAGLPHRVSDRPGFGTNGCHFAVERKVPTVIYGPSRRELVHGVDEYIEIRELLGACRGYYAMAARLLSGRDGVLAPAAGVAV; encoded by the coding sequence GTGGAAATAAAACGGCAGGAAGATCTCGTCCAGCTCTGCAGGGAACTCCTCCGCCGCCCCGCCGTTTCCGGCAGGGAGGGGGAGGTGGCCCGGTTCGTGTCCGACGTCATGACCGCCCTTGGTTATGACCGGGTGACCACCGATTCCTACGGCAACGTGGTGGGTACCATGATTTTCTCCGGCGCCGGGGAGAGGGTTCTCCTCATTTCCCAGATGGATCACGTGGACGTGGGGGACGCCGCCGAGTGGTCGAAGTATCCCTACGGTGCCTTCATCGAGGACGGCAGGATTTTCGGCAGGGCGGCTTCCGACCAGAAAGGAGCCCTCTCTGCCATGATCATGGCGGGCGCCTTTCTCAGGTCCGACCTGGGCCCTTCGCTGAAAGGACAGCTTTCCGTGGCCGCCGCCGTACACCAGGAAACCTTCGAGAACGTGGCCTCCAGGGCGATCGCCGACACGGCGGATCCGACCTGCGTCCTGGTAGGGGAGGCGTCTTCCCTCCTGCTGGAGCGGGGACAGCGGGGCAGGGCGGAAATCCGGCTGGACACATTTGGTAAAATGGCCCACTCCTCCCACCCTGAATACGGCGTCAATGCCGCCGAAACGATGAACGCCCTTCTTTCCTATCTGAAACAAAACTTTTCCCCTCCCCGGGACCCTTTTCTCGGCGAGGGAATCCTTGTACTCACCAGCCTTTATACATCTCCTGCGGGAGCCGGAGGCGCCGTTCCGGAAAAATGTACCGCCCTCTTCGACCGCAGGCTTCTCCGGGGGGAAACCCTCGAAGGGGCCGCCGGAGAGCTGAGAACCATCATCGCCCGTGCGTCGGAGCAGATTCCGGGACTCCGGGCAAGGGTCTCCTTCCCGGTGATGGAGGACCGGTGCTATACCGGGGCCCCCATCAGGGGAAACCACTACGCTCCGGCCTGGGCCATGCCGGAGAATTCGGCCTTTCTGAAGGTCCTTTCGGCGGCCCTGGCGGAAGCGGGACTTCCCCACCGTGTCTCCGACAGACCGGGATTCGGGACGAACGGATGCCACTTTGCCGTGGAAAGAAAAGTGCCGACGGTCATATACGGTCCCTCCCGGAGGGAACTTGTCCACGGGGTGGACGAATATATCGAAATACGGGAACTCCTGGGGGCCTGCCGCGGATATTACGCCATGGCCGCCCGGCTTCTTTCCGGGCGGGACGGTGTGCTTGCCCCGGCGGCGGGAGTAGCGGTTTAG
- a CDS encoding LysR family transcriptional regulator: MNLHQLRIFCAVVEEGSFRQAAGKLFLSQPSVSQHVASLEKDHSIRLFERKGRTISLTPEGRALYALASDLLRQADEIPARFRDMQALRSGRLVTGVSPFAGYYILPQALADFRTAFPSISVSVSSGNTTEILSDLRSGEVELVILGRNFPSSREPDLTYRVLGDDPLVLVAAPFHPWAQRGRASFAETAAETLIRFAGDCPLGTYVDEFLLRNRIRFGGQVETDEIEMAKHLALRGVGVAITSALSVRKELGSGELTPVLLEGMEELSWEIQCVYSSTRGLSYAGWEMVKRLEEQCRSLLR; this comes from the coding sequence GTGAACCTCCATCAGCTGAGAATATTCTGCGCCGTCGTCGAGGAAGGATCCTTCCGGCAGGCGGCCGGGAAGCTCTTTCTCTCACAGCCTTCGGTCAGCCAGCACGTGGCCTCCCTGGAAAAGGACCACAGCATCCGCCTCTTCGAACGAAAGGGACGGACCATCTCCCTCACCCCGGAGGGCAGGGCCCTCTATGCTCTGGCATCCGATCTTCTCCGCCAGGCGGACGAAATCCCCGCACGATTCCGGGACATGCAGGCCCTGCGGTCGGGAAGGCTTGTGACCGGAGTCTCCCCTTTTGCGGGCTACTACATCCTTCCCCAGGCCCTGGCCGATTTCCGGACCGCCTTTCCCTCAATCTCGGTGTCCGTTTCCTCGGGAAACACTACGGAAATTCTCTCCGACCTCAGGAGCGGCGAAGTCGAGCTGGTCATCCTCGGGCGGAACTTCCCCTCATCCCGGGAACCGGACCTGACGTACCGTGTCCTTGGAGACGACCCTCTTGTGCTGGTTGCCGCGCCATTCCACCCGTGGGCACAGCGGGGCCGGGCCTCCTTTGCTGAGACCGCCGCCGAGACGCTCATCAGGTTTGCGGGGGACTGCCCCCTGGGAACCTACGTGGACGAATTTCTTCTCAGGAACAGAATCCGGTTCGGCGGACAGGTGGAGACGGACGAAATCGAGATGGCAAAACACCTTGCCCTTCGGGGCGTAGGAGTGGCCATTACCAGCGCTCTCTCGGTCCGGAAGGAGCTGGGCTCGGGAGAACTGACCCCCGTACTGCTCGAGGGAATGGAGGAACTGTCCTGGGAGATCCAGTGTGTCTATTCCTCCACCAGGGGGCTGTCCTATGCGGGGTGGGAGATGGTGAAGCGGCTCGAGGAACAGTGCCGCAGCCTGCTCAGGTAA